In a single window of the Danio aesculapii chromosome 20, fDanAes4.1, whole genome shotgun sequence genome:
- the mettl13 gene encoding eEF1A lysine and N-terminal methyltransferase translates to MSLLPRTAEEFSSADYWERFFRKRGEKAFEWYGDYNSLCGVLHKYIKPRDKVLVVGCGNSELSEQLYDVGYRQLTNIDISETVVSHMNQRNAERRPDLSFLQLDATQTGFESGSFQATLDKGTLDAMASEEDGALAGRMLAEVGRVLAVGGRYVCITLAQEHVIKLAVEHFAMGWAVRIHCLSGQQNEESDSSFALPVFVLVCTKFRQAPPFAVLELCQGEDGAPSRLASVEELLSAVKERQAYNLMLHKLRGGTDSSSTPSLTLCNAVSGHPRYTLAVQDSPSSAKTPRSNHFAIFIVPQGRESDWLYGSAEGRAQLASSAKFRRLVIVAMHRDQEYEDMQAVQSELSPVVMELAPPGMPANQQVPFLSVGGDLGWREVIGRGLSALTGEYSVEDVRGEDGHLYRRLIFMNNSQLVQSESRLQSASAASSAPKKKNKKKAKQPALTGAKDRSVDRGFLCCTHHEVMVAGLAMLGMDAINNKDQPVSVLLVGLGGGGLPQFVRDFVPCARVEVVELDPTVLEVAQTWFGFQIDDRLKVTLGDGLEHIKTLESEGGRYFDVIMFDVDSKDTTLGMSCPPPAFVETSLLKKVYSLLSPRGLFMLNLVCRDSALRKSVLDHVHSVFPCVFSRGIEGEVNEVLLCCRSTGEHKPHTIPQTLQQTAKDLQKTLRANSQTGPQIDITAMLNDLKVV, encoded by the exons ATGAGTTTGTTACCTCGCACCGCTGAGGAGTTCAGCTCAGCGGATTACTGGGAGCGCTTTTTCCGAAAGAGAGGAGAGAAGGCGTTTGAGTGGTACGGAGACTACAACTCACTCTGCGGGGTTCTGCATAAATACATCAAACCGCGAGATAAG GTGTTGGTGGTGGGTTGTGGTAACTCTGAACTCAGTGAACAGCTCTACGATGTTGGCTACCGTCAGCTGACCAACATTGACATCAGTGAGACGGTGGTGTCTCATATGAACCAGAGGAATGCAGAGCGCCGTCCGGACCTCTCCTTCCTGCAGCTGGATGCCACGCAGACCGGCTTCGAGAGCGGGAGCTTCCAGGCGACTCTGGATAAAGGCACTCTGGATGCCATGGCTTCAGAAGAGGACGGTGCTCTTGCAGGCCGGATGCTGGCAGAGGTTGGCAGAGTTTTGGCTGTGGGTGGGAGGTACGTCTGCATAACTTTAGCCCAGGAGCACGTCATAAAGTTAGCAGTGGAGCATTTCGCCATGGGATGGGCAGTGCGAATTCATTGTCTAAGTGGACAACAAAATGAAGAGTCCGATTCCTCCTTCGCACTCCCCGTTTTTGTGCTGGTTTGCACTAAGTTCCGACAAGCGCCTCCATTTGCTGTTCTTGAGCTGTGCCAGGGAGAGGATGGTGCTCCGTCTAGACTGGCATCAGTAGAGGAACTGCTGTCTGCAGTCAAGGAAAGGCAGGCTTATAATCTAATGCTGCATAAACTCAGAGGAGGAACAGACTCAAGCAGCACACCGTCACTCACGCTGTGCAATGCAGTCAGCGGACACCCACGATACACTCTGGCTGTACAGGACAGCCCGTCCTCTGCCAAGACCCCACGGAGCAATCACTTCGCCATCTTTATTG TTCCTCAGGGTCGTGAGTCTGATTGGTTATATGGCTCAGCTGAAGGTCGGGCTCAGTTAGCGTCCAGTGCAAAATTCAGACGGCTTGTCATTGTGGCAATGCATCGAGACCAAGAATATGAGGACATGCAGGCCGTCCAATCAGAGCTCTCACCAGTGGTGATGGAACTCGCCCCTCCTGGAATGCCAGCCAATCAGCAG GTGCCGTTTCTGTCTGTGGGAGGAGACCTGGGCTGGAGGGAAGTGATTGGTCGAGGGCTCAGTGCTTTGACCGGAGAGTATTCAGTGGAGGATGTGAGAGGAGAGGACGGTCATCTCTATCGCAGGCTCATCTTTATGAATAACTCTCAGCTGGTGCAGTCAGAGAGCAGACTCCAATCTGCTTCTGCAG CTTCTTCTGCTCCTAAAAAGAAGAACAAGAAAAAAGCCAAACAGCCTGCTTTAACTGGTGCTAAAGATCGCAGTGTGGACAGAGGGTTTCTTTGCTGTACACATCATGAGGTCATGGTGGCGGGGTTAGCAATGCTGGGAATGGATGCAATCAATAATAAAG ATCAGCCAGTGTCTGTGTTGCTGGTGGGTCTAGGTGGCGGCGGTCTGCCTCAGTTTGTGCGGGACTTTGTGCCATGTGCTAGAGTGGAGGTGGTTGAACTGGATCCGACGGTGCTGGAGGTTGCTCAGACCTGGTTTGGATTTCAGATCGACGACAGGCTAAAAGTTACACTGGGAGACGGACTGGAGCACATTAAAACACTGGAGAGCGAGG GGGGGCGTTATTTTGATGTCATCATGTTTGACGTTGACAGCAAAGACACCACCCTGGGCATGAGCTGCCCTCCACCTGCCTTTGTAGAAACATCACTTCTGAAGAAAGTTTACAGCTTGTTGAGCCCCAGAG GTCTGTTCATGTTGAACCTGGTGTGCCGTGACTCGGCTCTCAggaaatcagttcttgaccacGTTCATTCTGTGTTTCCATGTGTGTTTTCTCGTGGAATTGAGGGTGAAGTCAATGAGGTGCTGCTGTGTTGCAGAAGCACAGGAGAACACAAACCTCACACCATCCCACAGACATTACAGCAGACAGCAAAAGACCTGCAGAAGACACTACGAGCAAACAGCCAGACTGGACCTCAGATAGACATTACTGCAATGCTGAATGACCTGAAAGTCGTCTGA